In the Ruminococcus sp. OA3 genome, one interval contains:
- a CDS encoding response regulator — translation MDMDEKKEVQELADTVLRKYFCESDVSFLISRFTDDIVWLGGGKEMSAQGKEAVESVFLAGANDLIPCRMWDEEYVVVQQAPGCWLCEGQSWVESVDPTLMFREFQRVTFIFRREGEELKIGHIHHSAAYSPLQDDELFPVKESGRRYEQLQKLVSDQERQIELMMGQLPGGLQICFYDEKFTTKWISDGLCQMLGFESQQEYMQEAGCCKSFIVEEDYDGMYRQVHKSLERGDSYSVEYRIRCGDGSVRWVLDAGKLYTDGDQESVICCLVTDITERVRHENQLRETHEELKRQALFLQHLYDTLPCGIIQFSTEKPYRIINANRAAWELYGYTEDEYWQEARDPFRSVMPEDFEWVYTSVEQLSANGGLINYEREAVKKDGTHCFIGVGMERVINEKGTSVIQAVYSDISEAWKFRKEREQERLLENRSLRTAIHTAYQRISQVNLSKGTYEYFVNQDFVISDSESNAYDKEHIRLTQLVHASQRTEFQEMFGREALLKRIEEGEKETFREIQLMGSDGEYHWISVHVIHIENPYNEDILEVTLYKVLDEQRAEKIRQEQLLREALASAEAANEAKSDFLSRMSHDIRTPMNAIIGMSTLGKLKADQKESVQNCFHKIDMSTRYLLSLINDVLDMSKIENGKMLLNKEVFHLNELIEQITAIIYPQALEQKIDYEVYHWERIEQCYISDELRVKQILMNLLSNALKFTKEGGKVSLMLRERSRSNGFAFVEFIVEDNGIGMSEEFQKRICRPFEQENPGVARNRAGSGLGLSIVYNLVQLMGGTIDIESEKHKGSRFTIVLPMGLTETDADAEEERRSRELLNGLSVLVVDDDAIVGEQTAVIMKNIGAESVWVDSGIKAIREVEKSIEQEKVFNVALIDWKMPKMDGVETTRKIRALVGEDTMIIIITAYDWSSIEQEAREAGANYFISKPVFQSTICDTFRKLKLSTSEKAAEQRKVSSTGHRLLLVEDNELNMEIAQSLLELYGFTVDTAENGKLAVETFKQADTGTYAAILMDIRMPVMDGLQAARLIRQMEENGGDLVPIIAMSANAFEEDKRAAAKVGFDDYLVKPIDIDQIMEVLGRII, via the coding sequence ATGGATATGGATGAAAAAAAAGAAGTGCAGGAACTGGCGGACACGGTTCTGAGAAAATATTTCTGTGAAAGCGATGTCAGTTTTTTGATTTCCCGCTTTACAGATGATATCGTCTGGCTCGGAGGCGGAAAGGAAATGTCCGCGCAGGGAAAAGAGGCAGTTGAATCGGTCTTCCTGGCGGGGGCGAATGATCTGATCCCCTGCCGCATGTGGGATGAAGAATATGTTGTTGTGCAGCAGGCACCCGGATGCTGGCTGTGTGAGGGCCAGAGCTGGGTGGAGTCAGTTGATCCCACACTTATGTTTCGTGAATTTCAGAGGGTGACTTTCATATTCCGCAGGGAGGGTGAGGAACTTAAGATTGGACATATACATCACTCGGCAGCATATTCACCCCTCCAGGATGATGAACTGTTCCCGGTAAAAGAGTCGGGCCGCCGATATGAACAGCTGCAAAAACTGGTATCTGACCAGGAGCGTCAGATAGAACTGATGATGGGACAGCTGCCGGGGGGACTGCAGATATGCTTTTACGACGAGAAGTTTACTACAAAGTGGATCAGCGACGGGCTTTGCCAGATGCTTGGCTTTGAGTCTCAGCAGGAGTATATGCAGGAAGCCGGCTGCTGTAAATCTTTTATTGTCGAAGAAGATTATGACGGCATGTACCGGCAGGTGCACAAAAGTCTGGAACGAGGAGATTCCTACAGTGTGGAATACCGTATCCGGTGTGGTGATGGCAGTGTCCGCTGGGTTCTCGATGCCGGGAAGCTGTATACAGACGGTGACCAGGAATCCGTGATTTGCTGTCTTGTCACGGACATCACCGAACGGGTGAGGCATGAAAATCAACTGAGAGAGACACATGAAGAATTGAAACGGCAGGCGCTGTTTCTTCAGCATCTCTACGATACACTTCCATGCGGCATCATCCAGTTTTCTACGGAAAAGCCATACCGCATTATCAACGCCAATCGGGCTGCATGGGAACTGTATGGATATACGGAAGACGAGTACTGGCAGGAGGCGAGAGATCCATTTCGTTCCGTGATGCCGGAGGATTTTGAATGGGTGTATACATCTGTAGAACAGCTCTCAGCGAATGGAGGTCTGATTAACTATGAGCGTGAAGCAGTTAAGAAAGACGGGACGCATTGTTTTATCGGTGTCGGCATGGAGCGCGTTATTAACGAAAAAGGAACCTCTGTGATTCAGGCGGTATACAGTGATATTTCGGAAGCATGGAAATTCCGGAAAGAGCGGGAACAGGAACGCCTGCTGGAAAACCGCTCTCTCAGGACTGCGATCCATACGGCATACCAGCGCATCAGCCAGGTGAATCTGTCGAAGGGGACATATGAATATTTTGTAAATCAGGATTTTGTGATTTCGGACAGTGAAAGTAATGCTTATGATAAAGAGCACATTCGTCTTACACAGCTGGTCCATGCTTCACAGAGGACTGAATTTCAAGAGATGTTTGGCAGAGAAGCATTGCTGAAGCGCATAGAAGAAGGCGAAAAGGAGACTTTTCGTGAGATTCAGCTGATGGGCAGTGACGGAGAGTATCACTGGATTTCCGTTCATGTGATCCACATAGAGAATCCTTACAATGAGGATATTTTAGAGGTCACGCTTTATAAGGTGCTGGATGAGCAGAGGGCGGAAAAAATAAGACAGGAACAACTTCTTCGGGAAGCACTTGCATCTGCGGAAGCAGCAAATGAGGCAAAATCAGATTTTCTTTCCAGAATGAGTCATGATATCAGGACGCCGATGAATGCGATCATAGGTATGAGTACGCTGGGCAAGCTGAAGGCCGATCAAAAAGAGAGTGTTCAGAATTGCTTTCATAAAATTGATATGTCCACACGGTATCTGCTCTCCCTCATCAATGATGTGTTGGATATGTCCAAGATTGAAAACGGGAAAATGCTGTTGAACAAAGAAGTATTTCATCTGAATGAGCTGATCGAACAGATTACTGCCATTATTTATCCTCAGGCACTGGAGCAGAAGATCGATTATGAAGTTTATCACTGGGAGAGGATCGAGCAGTGTTATATCTCGGATGAGCTTCGCGTGAAGCAGATTTTAATGAACCTGTTGTCGAACGCACTGAAGTTTACGAAGGAAGGAGGAAAAGTTTCACTGATGCTCAGAGAGAGGAGCCGTTCCAATGGTTTTGCATTTGTAGAATTTATCGTTGAAGACAATGGAATTGGCATGTCGGAAGAGTTTCAGAAGAGGATCTGCAGGCCGTTTGAACAGGAGAATCCGGGTGTTGCCCGAAACAGGGCGGGAAGCGGACTCGGGCTGTCTATTGTCTATAATCTGGTTCAGCTTATGGGAGGAACAATTGATATTGAAAGTGAAAAACACAAGGGCAGCAGGTTCACCATTGTTCTGCCCATGGGACTTACAGAAACAGATGCAGATGCAGAGGAGGAACGCAGGTCCAGGGAACTGCTGAATGGGCTGAGTGTTCTGGTTGTCGATGACGATGCCATTGTTGGAGAACAGACAGCTGTCATTATGAAAAATATCGGGGCAGAATCCGTCTGGGTAGACTCGGGAATAAAAGCTATCCGTGAGGTGGAGAAGTCGATCGAACAGGAAAAGGTGTTTAACGTGGCCTTGATCGACTGGAAAATGCCGAAGATGGACGGAGTTGAGACAACGAGAAAAATACGTGCGCTTGTCGGGGAAGATACGATGATCATCATTATTACAGCATACGACTGGAGCAGCATTGAACAGGAGGCAAGAGAGGCCGGTGCCAATTACTTTATTTCAAAACCGGTCTTCCAGTCTACAATCTGTGACACTTTCCGGAAGCTCAAACTCAGTACGTCTGAAAAAGCTGCAGAACAGAGGAAAGTCAGTAGTACTGGACACAGACTGCTTCTCGTGGAAGATAATGAACTGAATATGGAGATCGCGCAGTCGCTGCTGGAACTTTATGGATTTACCGTTGATACGGCTGAAAACGGGAAATTGGCGGTGGAGACTTTTAAACAGGCGGACACTGGCACCTATGCTGCAATTCTGATGGATATCAGAATGCCTGTCATGGATGGCCTCCAGGCAGCCCGGCTGATACGGCAGATGGAGGAGAACGGGGGGGACCTGGTTCCGATTATCGCTATGTCTGCAAATGCATTTGAAGAGGACAAAAGAGCTGCGGCGAAAGTCGGATTTGATGATTATCTTGTAAAACCGATCGACATTGACCAGATTATGGAAGTTTTGGGTCGAATTATTTAA
- a CDS encoding FprA family A-type flavoprotein — translation MKDITITDSIRYIGVDDKTLDLFESQYHIPNGVSYNSYVILDEKTAVMDTVDARATQEWLTNLERELAGRDADYLIVSHLEPDHAANIQVLAEKYPNMKLVGNAKTFKMMPQFFTLDLTGRTVEVKEGDSLSLGKHELHFVMAPMVHWPEVMVEYESTEKILFSADGFGKFGALDAEEDWTCEARRYFINIVGKYGAQVQALLKKAATLDISMICPLHGPILKENLGYYIEKYDIWSSYKPEDEGVLIAYASIHGNTAKAAKKMAEILEAQGAKKVVLTDLSRNDMAEAVEDAFRYNSLLLACATYDGGLFPCMEDFLAHLKAKNYQKRTVGLMENGSWAPMAAKHMKEMLSQLKELSICDQVVTIRSTMNEKNITEMEVLAKQLLD, via the coding sequence ATGAAAGACATTACGATAACAGATTCCATCAGGTATATCGGAGTTGATGACAAGACACTGGATTTATTCGAAAGCCAGTATCATATCCCAAACGGAGTTTCTTATAACTCATACGTGATTCTGGACGAAAAAACCGCTGTTATGGATACGGTGGATGCCAGGGCCACACAGGAGTGGCTGACCAACCTGGAACGTGAACTTGCCGGACGCGATGCGGATTATCTGATCGTTTCTCATCTCGAACCGGATCATGCGGCAAATATACAGGTACTTGCTGAAAAATATCCGAACATGAAGCTGGTTGGAAATGCAAAAACATTTAAGATGATGCCGCAGTTTTTCACTCTTGATCTGACCGGGCGGACGGTTGAGGTAAAAGAAGGCGATTCCTTAAGTCTTGGAAAACATGAGCTTCATTTTGTAATGGCACCGATGGTTCACTGGCCAGAAGTGATGGTGGAATATGAGTCTACGGAAAAAATCCTGTTCTCTGCGGATGGCTTTGGAAAATTTGGTGCACTTGATGCTGAGGAGGACTGGACCTGCGAGGCAAGGAGATATTTTATCAATATTGTTGGAAAATACGGAGCACAGGTGCAGGCTCTTCTGAAAAAGGCCGCTACACTTGATATTTCCATGATCTGCCCGCTGCATGGACCAATTTTGAAAGAAAACCTGGGTTATTACATAGAAAAATATGATATCTGGAGCAGCTACAAACCTGAAGATGAGGGCGTGCTGATTGCCTATGCGTCCATTCATGGGAACACGGCAAAGGCTGCAAAGAAGATGGCAGAGATACTGGAAGCACAGGGTGCTAAAAAAGTGGTTTTAACAGATCTGTCCCGCAATGATATGGCAGAAGCGGTGGAAGATGCCTTTCGTTATAACAGCCTTCTGCTTGCATGTGCCACTTACGATGGCGGTCTCTTCCCGTGCATGGAGGATTTCCTCGCACATCTGAAGGCTAAAAACTATCAGAAACGTACGGTTGGACTTATGGAAAACGGATCGTGGGCTCCAATGGCTGCAAAACATATGAAAGAAATGCTGAGTCAGCTGAAGGAACTGAGTATCTGTGATCAGGTCGTGACAATTCGTTCTACCATGAACGAAAAGAATATCACAGAGATGGAAGTTCTTGCAAAACAGCTGCTCGACTGA
- a CDS encoding Gfo/Idh/MocA family oxidoreductase, producing the protein MKLKFGMVGGGNGAFIGNVHRHGAVMDDLAVLTAGCFTRNMEKNLETARTWGVLDESRVYADYREMAERESSLEDGIDFVSITTPNDTHYEIAKCFMEHGIHIMCDKPLALTAAEGEELAALAEKKGVLFGVTYTYTGYAMVRQARDLIDAGEIGNILTVVSEYPQEWLLVQMVSDRSDQATWRMDPARSGPSGCCADIGTHVECLVSKMTGLEIDSVLARFERLPKSQELPLENNVQVLVNYKGGVSGMIWTSQVAIGHETDLTIRIFGDKGAIEWEHKNPSVLKVTRINEPPQLYTATRDYVSDACRDLSRLPSGHPEGFFEAFGNIYRGFCSHLLKQKEGRDPGSYRYPTVEDGVRGIKFVDACIKSNREGNVWTSVE; encoded by the coding sequence ATGAAACTGAAGTTTGGAATGGTAGGCGGCGGAAACGGTGCATTTATTGGTAATGTGCACAGACACGGTGCTGTCATGGATGATCTTGCTGTGCTGACGGCAGGATGTTTTACAAGAAATATGGAAAAAAATCTGGAGACTGCCCGTACCTGGGGCGTTTTAGATGAAAGTCGTGTTTATGCCGACTACCGTGAGATGGCCGAAAGAGAGAGTTCTCTGGAAGATGGAATTGATTTTGTATCCATCACGACACCGAATGATACACATTATGAGATCGCAAAATGCTTTATGGAGCACGGAATTCATATCATGTGTGACAAACCGCTGGCGCTGACAGCAGCTGAGGGTGAGGAACTGGCTGCACTCGCAGAAAAAAAAGGAGTGCTGTTCGGTGTGACCTATACATACACCGGTTATGCGATGGTCCGGCAGGCCAGAGACCTGATCGATGCCGGCGAGATTGGGAATATTCTGACGGTTGTCAGCGAGTATCCGCAGGAGTGGCTGCTGGTACAGATGGTCAGTGACCGCTCGGATCAGGCGACATGGCGGATGGATCCGGCGAGGAGCGGTCCTTCGGGCTGCTGTGCAGATATCGGAACACATGTGGAGTGTCTGGTTTCCAAAATGACGGGACTGGAGATCGACAGTGTGCTTGCCAGATTTGAACGTCTCCCAAAATCTCAGGAGCTTCCGCTGGAAAATAATGTGCAGGTGCTGGTCAATTATAAGGGCGGGGTATCCGGAATGATCTGGACTTCACAGGTTGCGATCGGACATGAGACTGACCTTACGATCCGCATATTTGGCGATAAAGGAGCAATTGAGTGGGAACATAAGAACCCTTCCGTACTGAAGGTAACCCGCATCAATGAGCCGCCGCAGCTTTATACGGCAACACGAGATTACGTCTCTGACGCATGCCGGGATCTTTCAAGGCTGCCGTCAGGGCATCCGGAAGGATTTTTTGAGGCATTTGGAAATATCTACCGCGGCTTCTGCTCGCATTTACTGAAACAGAAGGAGGGACGTGATCCCGGAAGCTATCGCTATCCGACAGTGGAAGACGGAGTGCGCGGAATTAAATTTGTGGATGCGTGCATCAAAAGTAACAGGGAAGGAAATGTCTGGACAAGTGTAGAATGA
- the iolG gene encoding inositol 2-dehydrogenase, producing the protein MAKKVRIGMLGAGRIGKLHATNLVNAVPDAEVVMIADPFMNEATEEWAKGLGVTNVTKDSEAVFANPDVDAVFICSSTDTHAEFIVKAAEAGKHIFCEKPIATDIKVIEDALAAVDKAGVKLQVGFVRRFDHNHKKVRDTVASGMLGAPSIVKVTSRDPEAPPMAYVKVSGGIFMDMMIHDFDMVRYLSGSEVTEVSAYGTVMIDEEFKKYDDVDTAIVMLKFENGAIGVIDNSREAPYGYDQRTEVHCAKGCVQVANDLNDTSMISTADGVVCEKPTWFFLERYNNAFIAETNAFVDAVMNDKEVPVSGIDGLMPVKIAKAAKISLDEGRPVKISEI; encoded by the coding sequence ATGGCAAAAAAAGTTAGAATCGGTATGTTAGGTGCCGGAAGAATCGGTAAACTTCATGCTACAAACCTGGTAAACGCTGTACCGGATGCTGAAGTTGTTATGATTGCAGATCCATTCATGAACGAAGCAACAGAAGAGTGGGCAAAAGGACTTGGTGTTACAAATGTCACAAAAGATTCCGAAGCTGTATTTGCAAATCCAGATGTTGACGCGGTTTTCATCTGCTCATCAACAGACACACATGCTGAATTTATTGTAAAGGCTGCAGAAGCAGGAAAACACATTTTCTGCGAAAAACCAATCGCAACTGATATCAAAGTGATTGAAGATGCACTTGCAGCAGTAGATAAAGCCGGTGTTAAACTTCAGGTTGGATTTGTTCGCCGTTTCGATCACAACCACAAAAAAGTCAGAGATACCGTTGCATCCGGAATGCTGGGCGCTCCAAGTATCGTTAAAGTTACATCCCGTGACCCGGAAGCTCCGCCAATGGCATACGTTAAAGTATCCGGTGGTATCTTTATGGATATGATGATTCATGACTTTGATATGGTTCGTTACCTGTCCGGAAGTGAAGTTACGGAAGTAAGTGCTTACGGTACAGTCATGATCGACGAAGAGTTCAAGAAATACGATGATGTTGATACAGCAATCGTTATGCTGAAATTTGAAAACGGTGCGATCGGTGTTATCGATAACAGCCGTGAAGCTCCATACGGTTACGATCAGAGAACAGAAGTTCACTGTGCAAAAGGTTGCGTACAGGTAGCCAACGACCTGAATGATACTTCCATGATCAGTACAGCTGACGGTGTTGTCTGCGAAAAACCGACCTGGTTCTTCCTTGAAAGATATAACAATGCATTCATCGCAGAGACAAACGCATTTGTTGACGCTGTCATGAATGACAAAGAAGTTCCGGTAAGTGGAATTGATGGTTTAATGCCGGTTAAGATTGCGAAAGCAGCTAAGATCTCTCTGGATGAAGGCCGTCCGGTAAAAATTTCCGAGATCTAA
- a CDS encoding patatin family protein — protein MKLGLILEGGASRTCFSNGVMDVLMDENIRADYIIGASAGIANGASYASWQRGRAHEISRKYMVDPRYMGARYLFQKDNRSFYNIKFVFDEVPNHLVPYDYEALSDYPGELVACVTRLKTGQAEYLKVTAEDPTWKVLQASCALPILFQPVKIDGKYYMDGGIADSIPIDQAVRSGCDKNIVVLTRERSYLKEGSRTTRLAARIYRKYPQFAEALLTRAERYNANRRRVFELEKEGKVFIIEPQNVGGFKRTESSPDKLEALYQQGIDCAEARMELLRAYLEAPQGGDA, from the coding sequence ATGAAATTAGGATTGATTCTGGAAGGAGGGGCAAGCCGCACCTGTTTTTCAAACGGCGTGATGGATGTCCTGATGGATGAGAATATACGGGCGGATTATATTATAGGGGCCTCGGCGGGAATCGCCAACGGCGCATCCTATGCTTCCTGGCAGAGAGGCAGAGCCCATGAAATCAGCAGGAAATATATGGTGGACCCGCGCTATATGGGTGCGCGTTATCTTTTTCAGAAAGATAACAGAAGCTTTTATAATATCAAATTTGTTTTTGATGAAGTGCCAAATCATTTAGTACCGTATGATTATGAGGCGCTGAGTGATTATCCCGGCGAATTGGTTGCCTGTGTGACCAGGCTGAAAACGGGTCAGGCGGAATATCTTAAGGTTACGGCAGAGGATCCCACGTGGAAAGTTCTTCAGGCCAGCTGTGCGCTGCCGATACTGTTTCAACCGGTAAAAATTGACGGCAAATACTACATGGATGGAGGAATTGCAGATTCCATTCCGATTGATCAGGCGGTACGCTCGGGATGTGATAAAAATATTGTAGTGCTGACAAGAGAGCGCTCTTACTTAAAAGAGGGGAGCAGAACCACGCGTCTGGCTGCCAGAATCTACAGGAAATATCCGCAGTTTGCGGAAGCGCTTCTGACGAGGGCGGAGCGGTATAATGCAAACAGACGGAGAGTATTTGAACTGGAGAAAGAAGGAAAGGTTTTTATAATTGAGCCTCAGAATGTCGGCGGGTTTAAACGGACCGAGTCCAGTCCTGATAAGCTGGAGGCACTTTATCAGCAGGGGATTGACTGTGCGGAGGCAAGGATGGAGCTGCTGCGCGCATACCTCGAGGCACCGCAGGGAGGAGATGCATGA
- a CDS encoding acyl-CoA thioesterase, producing MERETMKRVSDSKIEVIYQVRPEHLNGAGRLFGGRLMEWIDEIAGLVAIRHAQSNVITASVDNLKFLRGAFQGDLVVLIGRMSYVGNTSMEIRVDTYVESLDGVRRLINIAHLVQVAVDENGRPRKVPGLIVETEAEKAEWEAGVKRKEMRKLRKEEGF from the coding sequence GTGGAAAGAGAAACAATGAAGCGAGTGTCCGATTCTAAAATAGAGGTCATTTATCAGGTAAGACCAGAACATCTCAACGGAGCCGGGAGACTCTTTGGGGGAAGATTGATGGAGTGGATTGATGAGATTGCCGGTCTGGTGGCAATACGTCATGCACAGTCTAATGTTATCACGGCTTCTGTCGACAATCTTAAATTTCTCCGGGGTGCATTCCAGGGAGATCTGGTCGTACTGATCGGAAGAATGAGCTATGTCGGCAACACCTCTATGGAAATACGTGTTGATACGTATGTGGAAAGTCTGGATGGAGTCAGACGTCTGATCAATATCGCCCATCTGGTTCAGGTGGCCGTGGATGAAAATGGCCGTCCCAGAAAGGTTCCGGGACTCATTGTCGAGACAGAGGCCGAAAAAGCGGAATGGGAAGCCGGAGTGAAGAGAAAAGAGATGCGTAAACTGCGGAAAGAAGAAGGGTTTTAA
- a CDS encoding molybdenum cofactor biosynthesis protein MoaE has translation MENISKFMIESGNGGNAPSVDAWLKEAKTDRSASDCGMYLIHNGVVRQTARAKVRLGEETAKPVTGLLFSYDEEKAAAAVEETYQMPGIYYIRVWLNRGELSVGDDIMQVLIGGDIRPHVVDALQALVGQIKTKCVAETELF, from the coding sequence ATGGAAAACATTAGTAAATTTATGATAGAAAGCGGTAATGGGGGCAACGCACCTTCTGTTGATGCATGGCTGAAAGAGGCAAAAACAGACAGGAGTGCTTCCGACTGCGGTATGTACCTGATTCATAACGGTGTTGTGCGTCAGACAGCCAGGGCAAAAGTCCGTCTGGGTGAGGAGACGGCTAAGCCAGTTACAGGCCTGCTGTTTTCCTATGATGAAGAGAAGGCGGCTGCTGCGGTAGAGGAAACGTATCAGATGCCGGGTATCTATTATATACGTGTGTGGCTCAACCGCGGGGAGCTGTCTGTGGGAGATGACATCATGCAGGTACTCATCGGCGGAGATATCCGTCCCCACGTCGTGGACGCTCTGCAGGCGCTGGTGGGACAGATAAAGACAAAGTGTGTTGCCGAGACAGAACTGTTTTAG
- a CDS encoding putative DNA modification/repair radical SAM protein: MLTVTHSFSLQEKLNILADAAKYDVACTSSGSDRRGKAGYLGNSFASGICHSFAGDGRCISLLKILYSNECVYDCKYCVNRRSNDRPRATFTPEEVCQLTMEFYRRNYIEGLFLSSGVCKSPEYTMERIYETLLLLRETYRFNGYIHVKAIPSAPTQLLTQAGFLADRMSINMELPTEESLHTLAPHKTFQSIFHPMKEMAQGIAASRLAIGKSASMERHRANRYLNGSIFGQKQLEARRDFDPGNAPSVFMKKGEEENSAFIPAGQSTQMIIGASPENDYQLLLTSQNLYQRFDLKRVFYSAYIPVNEDSLLPPPDTAVPLLREHRLYQADWLLRFYGFHAEELLSPERPNFNPLLDPKCEWALRHLEHFPIEVNTASFETLLRIPGIGNKSAMRIVNARRYGNLDFSHLKKTGVVLKRAQYFITCGGKMMYRIPIEEKFITRQLTGMDQKANWELAHPPVYRQMSLFEDMNLSYPQTVEGIR; the protein is encoded by the coding sequence ATGCTAACAGTTACACATTCTTTTTCTTTGCAGGAAAAACTGAATATTCTGGCAGATGCCGCGAAATATGATGTAGCCTGTACATCCAGCGGTTCGGACCGGCGGGGAAAAGCAGGATATCTCGGCAATTCTTTTGCTTCCGGGATCTGTCACAGTTTTGCAGGTGATGGGCGGTGCATCTCTCTTTTAAAAATTTTGTACAGCAATGAATGCGTCTACGACTGCAAATACTGCGTTAACCGCCGTTCCAACGACCGCCCGAGGGCTACCTTTACCCCGGAGGAAGTCTGTCAGCTGACCATGGAGTTTTATCGCCGCAACTATATTGAAGGCCTGTTTTTGAGTTCCGGAGTCTGCAAAAGCCCCGAATACACCATGGAACGAATTTATGAAACCCTGCTTCTGCTCCGTGAAACTTACCGTTTCAACGGATATATTCATGTCAAAGCCATCCCGTCTGCCCCAACGCAGCTTTTGACACAGGCAGGCTTTCTGGCTGACCGCATGAGCATCAACATGGAACTGCCCACGGAGGAAAGCCTGCACACACTTGCTCCCCACAAGACATTTCAGAGCATCTTTCATCCCATGAAAGAAATGGCACAGGGTATCGCTGCATCACGGCTTGCCATCGGCAAATCGGCATCTATGGAAAGGCACCGCGCCAACCGGTATTTAAACGGAAGCATCTTCGGTCAGAAACAGCTGGAAGCCAGGCGGGATTTTGATCCCGGCAATGCCCCTTCCGTTTTTATGAAAAAAGGGGAAGAAGAAAATTCTGCTTTCATCCCCGCCGGTCAGAGTACCCAGATGATCATAGGGGCCAGTCCGGAGAATGACTATCAGCTTCTGCTGACTTCTCAGAACCTTTACCAGCGTTTTGACCTGAAACGTGTCTTTTACTCTGCCTATATTCCGGTCAATGAGGACAGCCTTCTGCCTCCTCCTGACACCGCCGTTCCCCTTCTGCGGGAACACCGCCTCTATCAGGCTGACTGGCTTCTTCGTTTTTACGGCTTTCACGCGGAGGAGCTATTGAGCCCGGAACGCCCCAATTTCAATCCACTGCTGGATCCCAAATGTGAGTGGGCGCTTCGTCATCTGGAACACTTCCCGATAGAAGTCAACACTGCCTCTTTTGAAACCCTGCTCCGAATCCCCGGAATCGGCAACAAGTCGGCCATGCGTATTGTCAATGCCCGCAGGTACGGGAACCTGGATTTCTCTCATCTGAAAAAGACAGGGGTGGTGTTGAAACGTGCTCAGTACTTCATTACCTGCGGCGGTAAAATGATGTACCGGATACCGATCGAAGAAAAATTTATCACTCGGCAGCTGACGGGAATGGACCAGAAAGCAAACTGGGAGCTGGCACATCCTCCCGTTTACCGGCAGATGTCACTGTTTGAAGATATGAATCTGTCATATCCGCAGACTGTGGAGGGTATACGATGA
- a CDS encoding TIGR03915 family putative DNA repair protein has protein sequence MTVFTCADDFSSMMTCIYEAWGSGLGHRNVRLMTEPLYETALFCSYHHIEADEEKTRKVIRSIQCKISYEVFKMVYRSSLSFKEDKLDCIYRFLLLGFHYGPSVTGRLQEPAVASLFAVERKVLNEAHLFREFIRFSSIQGSTLVSHIEPKCNVLPILAENFSDRMPSENWMIIDDTRKSAVIHPADSSYYMTLLTPEEFLTLSRTEIRDEYSELWTSFFQAVSITPRENKRCQRNMMPLWYRKHMTEFMT, from the coding sequence ATGACTGTTTTTACATGTGCTGATGATTTCAGCTCAATGATGACCTGCATTTATGAAGCATGGGGAAGCGGACTTGGCCACCGGAATGTCCGTCTGATGACAGAACCCCTCTATGAAACTGCGCTTTTCTGCAGTTACCATCATATTGAAGCAGATGAAGAAAAGACCAGAAAAGTTATCCGGTCCATTCAATGTAAAATATCGTATGAAGTTTTCAAAATGGTCTACCGTTCCAGTCTGTCATTTAAAGAGGATAAGCTGGACTGCATCTACCGCTTTTTACTGCTTGGATTTCACTATGGTCCCTCTGTTACGGGACGCCTGCAGGAACCTGCCGTCGCCAGTCTGTTCGCTGTCGAACGCAAGGTTTTAAATGAAGCGCATCTGTTTCGTGAATTCATCCGTTTTTCCAGTATACAAGGCAGTACTCTGGTCAGTCATATCGAACCGAAATGCAATGTCCTTCCCATTCTGGCAGAGAATTTTTCTGACCGCATGCCTTCAGAGAACTGGATGATCATCGATGATACCAGAAAAAGCGCCGTGATCCATCCCGCCGACAGTTCTTACTATATGACGCTGCTTACCCCGGAAGAATTTTTAACACTGAGCCGTACAGAGATCAGGGATGAATACAGTGAACTCTGGACTTCTTTTTTTCAGGCAGTCTCTATCACTCCCAGAGAGAACAAGCGATGCCAGCGCAATATGATGCCGCTCTGGTACCGGAAGCATATGACGGAATTTATGACATAA